CGAAACAGGTTCCGTACGCGCACGGAGCGAAGGAGCTAACCACGAAGTCGAAAGTGCCGACCTCGCCGTCGCAGCCTGCCACCAGCACCAAGTATTGCATGCCGGGTTCAGGGCAGAAGCCGATGGTTTGCATGGTTGTGCCGCAGGGAGTGTAGCCATGACAGTAGTAGTCGTTGCAGCATCCGCAGAACAGCCACATCTGGACCTGAAACGTCACGTTGGTGAGTTCCACGACCAGCTCATTGGGTGATGGCGCGATGAAACTGAACCAGACACCGGGTCCGTCCGGCTGGGGACAGCCGCCGCCTACGAGGAAGTCGTCGGTGGAGCCGACGTTGCCGGCCGGTGTGGTCGAGGGGACGCTGACGGGTAACGCCTCCTCGCAATCATCTATGATCCAACCGCACAACGATGACGGACAGCCCATGGACGGCGGTACGATGTTGAGACGATAGGCACCGCTGTTGCTCTGATAGCCATCCACGATGATATAGTAGTCAAGACCGGACTGGACGGCGGTGGTAAGGCAGGACTGAAGACCGCAGGCGTCATCGTTGCAGGCAATCTCCACACCTCCCGAGGAAGGACAGCCCCGCCATACGTGAAGGATGCAGTCGTAGTCCGAACCGCAGAGAGAAAAGCTTACTTCGCTCGAGAAACTCGGCCGCCAGTGATAGACGACATCGGGCGCGGTGCTGGTGTTGCAGCTCGGGGTATAATCGTTGGCATAGCCGGCCGTCGTTCCCACATCGCAGAAGGGGAAGGCATAGACCTCGGTTGCGGTGGCGCAGGTCTCGCCGCCTTGATCGAGTCCACGAGTGTGCGGTTGGGGCGATGTTTGTTCTGCGTACCCGATACTGGCCAGGATGCTGACGGCCAAGACACACAGATTAATGACCCTCTTCATCGTGACTCCCTCAGGGATTGTGCTTGAATGCGGATTAGAATAAGATACGTTCGTCTTCGTGCGAAAGCAAGCATACGCGGCTACAAAGACGTTTTCCCCTCCAGTTCATCCAGCACCGCCACCGCCCGCCGGAGATGTGGAATGACAATCGAGCCGCCGACGGTGAGGGCAACGGAGAAAATATCAAAGAACTCGCTGCGAGTTACACCGAGTTCGCAGCATTTCTGGATGTGATAGCGGATGCAGTCATCGCAGCGCATGACCATCGAAGCGCAGAGGCCGAGCATCTCTTTGGTCTTCACATTCAGCGCGCCGTCTTGGTAGGCGAGCGTGTCCACGCCGAAAAACCGCTTGATGACGGCGTGATCCTCGGCGAGAATCCGCGCGTTCATCTGCTCGCGGAACTTGTTGAAATCGTTACTCGATTGGTTCATTTTTCGTTCGTCAGTTTGGCGCGCGCTCGAGCAACCACACGCCGCCGATGAGCTCTGTGTCCAACACCTCGCAGCACTGCCGCTGCATTTCATTGTAGTCGTGAAGCAGACACTCCAGCTCGGGATGTTCCTTCAATAGTTCACCGGTGCGTTGTTCCATGCATTGGAGCGCCCATTTGTTCCAGCCGGCAATCTCGGCGGGCGGGTACTCGCGCCAGTCCACAATGCGGTCACCGTGGGCGGTGAGTTGGCGGAGCGTGGTGTCTTTGTCCAGACACTCGCCGTAGAGACGCGTCGGCCCCGTGACTCCCGGCGCCAGATACATCTCCTCGATGGCAAGATGTCCCTGCGGCTTGACCGCTTTGCGAAGTTCGCCGACAGTATCATGAATCGTTCCGAAGAGTCGGCCGACCGAAAATAAAACCAGCACGTCCACGGGCGAGACGTTCTTCACGGCGTCGCGAGCATTGCCGTGCTCGAACCGGCAGAGAGACTCGACTCCCTTGTCCCGTGCGCGCTGGCGGGCGTTTTCGATGAATGGATCGAAGAGGTCCACGCCGTGTACGCTCCAACCGAATCGTTTGGCTATCTCGCAGGAGATAACTCCCTTGCCGCAGCCGAGGTCGAGCACGGTGCTGCCGGAAGGGAGTTCCGGCGACGCGAGCACGGAATAGAGATAGGTCGTCATTCCGCCGAGCTCCTCGATGTCCTGCAGGAGGTAGGGCAGGAACGGAAGTAAAGCCGGGTCGCATTCGAGGGACTGGGCGATTTCAATTTCAGCGGGGGTATGAACCATGACTCAGGATACGCAAGTTTCCTCACAAGGTCAAGATGCTCCCGACTCCGGGAAACAGAGGCATCTGGACAAGCTTGTAGGGAAAGACGGCAACTCAAACTTGACCCGCCCCGGCTCATTTCCTGACAAATAGGCCTTTCTGCAGGCGGTTTGAAAGTGTGGAACCGGTAAGTACCCTTTGCGAGTAGAACGGGTTGTGCTTGATTGTGCGAGCAGTTTTCGCAATATTAGAAGATAGCTTTTTCGACGAAAGAACTGACACGCCGGAGACCACTTGCGAGCGAAACGGATACCGACAACACGATGGATTCGATATAGACTCTTGACCGCAATCACCGGCATGGTGACCTATGCCGCGTTCGGATTCGGCGAGCGATCCTTTGAGGCATGGTGCCCCTTCGGGGGGATGGAAAGCCTGTGGGGATTGTATCAGGCCGGGGAGTTCAGTTGCGCAACCGGGCCGCTGAATCTCTCGATGATGGTGGGGATTATTGTGCTGGCGCTGATCGCCAAGAAGGCCTTCTGCGGCTGGGCGTGCCCTATCGGCTATTTGGGAGAACTGGCGGCGCGGCTGGGAGGAATCGTGTGGCGGAAGCGGCCGGTGGTGCCCTCGAAGGCCAACGAGTATTTCAAACTGCTGCGCTACGTGGCGCTGGTGGTATCGCTCTATTTCACGTACAAGATGGGCGAACTGGTGCTGCGCGGCTACGATCCGTTCTATCTGATCTTCTCGGGATTCGGGCACGGCTCGGTGGGGATGACGAGCGTAATTGTGTTGGCGGTTTTAGTGCTGGCGGCGTTTGTCGTGCCGATGTTTTTCTGCCGCTATCTGTGTCCACTGGGAGCGACTCTCGATCCGTTCAGTCGCGTGGGACTTGTGAAGATCGTGCGCAATGAGCATACCTGCACGATGTGCAACTTGTGTC
This window of the bacterium genome carries:
- a CDS encoding carboxymuconolactone decarboxylase family protein — protein: MNQSSNDFNKFREQMNARILAEDHAVIKRFFGVDTLAYQDGALNVKTKEMLGLCASMVMRCDDCIRYHIQKCCELGVTRSEFFDIFSVALTVGGSIVIPHLRRAVAVLDELEGKTSL
- a CDS encoding class I SAM-dependent methyltransferase, with amino-acid sequence MVHTPAEIEIAQSLECDPALLPFLPYLLQDIEELGGMTTYLYSVLASPELPSGSTVLDLGCGKGVISCEIAKRFGWSVHGVDLFDPFIENARQRARDKGVESLCRFEHGNARDAVKNVSPVDVLVLFSVGRLFGTIHDTVGELRKAVKPQGHLAIEEMYLAPGVTGPTRLYGECLDKDTTLRQLTAHGDRIVDWREYPPAEIAGWNKWALQCMEQRTGELLKEHPELECLLHDYNEMQRQCCEVLDTELIGGVWLLERAPN
- a CDS encoding 4Fe-4S binding protein, which gives rise to MTAITGMVTYAAFGFGERSFEAWCPFGGMESLWGLYQAGEFSCATGPLNLSMMVGIIVLALIAKKAFCGWACPIGYLGELAARLGGIVWRKRPVVPSKANEYFKLLRYVALVVSLYFTYKMGELVLRGYDPFYLIFSGFGHGSVGMTSVIVLAVLVLAAFVVPMFFCRYLCPLGATLDPFSRVGLVKIVRNEHTCTMCNLCQKVCPQDIAPQKVRVVRARDCTNCLECVDACPVKGALELKVTV